In one Chitinophaga sancti genomic region, the following are encoded:
- a CDS encoding FAD-dependent oxidoreductase, producing the protein MIQRDASTTSLWQANIEPFQPTLMADHTTTYDVIIAGGGITGLSTALLLQEAGKRCLLLEANNIGFGTTGGTTAHLNTIPDTSYDQITKNFSKEDAGLVRESVGAAIGLIQQNIERFSIDCGFDYTDAYLFAQDEQQTEALESIAKSAREQGINITMQDQLPVPFQFTKAYKITDQARLNPLAYIYGLARAFEQAGGVIVQHCRVMQIHNTTHIKVATSLGEFTGMNIVYATHVPPGINLVHLRCIPYRSYALAVRLADNAYPASLIYDMHEPYHYFRTQDVNGKKYLIAGGEDHQTGHQENTEQCFRNLEAFVREHFNVKSVDYKWSSQFYESADGLPYIGNLPGQPDNVYVATGFGGNGMVYSGVAAMLIRNIIMGKHRATEKLFDPSRIKPVAGFTNFVTHNADVVKLFFGKLLPAHKLTELAELAPGEAQVVNYEGHRVAMFKDEEGMLHAVNPVCTHMKCEVGWNSAERSWDCPCHGARFDADGKVLNTPADRDLEQLDISHDVKPVEVEEQGEV; encoded by the coding sequence ATGATACAAAGAGATGCATCCACTACCAGTTTATGGCAGGCTAACATAGAGCCTTTTCAACCCACCTTAATGGCTGATCATACCACCACCTACGATGTGATCATTGCAGGCGGTGGAATCACCGGCCTTAGTACCGCTCTTTTATTGCAGGAAGCAGGTAAGCGCTGCCTGTTGCTGGAGGCCAATAACATTGGTTTTGGTACCACCGGTGGCACAACTGCCCACCTGAACACGATCCCGGATACCTCCTACGATCAGATCACAAAAAATTTCAGTAAGGAAGATGCGGGCCTGGTGAGAGAATCCGTTGGGGCTGCCATTGGCCTGATACAACAGAACATCGAGCGCTTCAGTATAGACTGTGGCTTTGATTATACAGATGCGTATTTATTTGCGCAGGATGAACAGCAAACAGAGGCACTGGAGAGCATTGCAAAGTCTGCACGGGAACAAGGCATTAACATTACAATGCAGGATCAGCTGCCTGTGCCTTTTCAATTTACAAAGGCGTACAAAATCACAGACCAGGCCAGATTGAATCCGCTGGCTTATATCTATGGACTAGCCCGCGCATTTGAACAGGCTGGTGGTGTAATTGTGCAGCATTGCAGGGTGATGCAGATTCATAATACCACGCATATTAAAGTAGCGACTTCCCTTGGTGAGTTTACCGGAATGAATATCGTGTATGCAACACATGTACCACCGGGTATTAACCTGGTACACCTGCGTTGTATCCCTTACCGGAGTTATGCGCTGGCCGTGAGATTGGCGGATAATGCGTATCCAGCTTCACTGATCTATGATATGCATGAACCTTATCATTATTTCAGGACCCAGGACGTGAATGGGAAGAAATATTTGATAGCAGGTGGGGAGGATCATCAAACGGGGCACCAGGAAAATACAGAACAATGTTTCCGTAACCTGGAAGCTTTTGTGCGTGAGCATTTCAACGTGAAATCGGTGGACTATAAATGGTCTTCGCAGTTTTATGAATCTGCGGATGGATTGCCTTATATCGGGAATCTGCCCGGACAGCCGGATAATGTGTATGTAGCTACAGGATTTGGTGGCAATGGTATGGTGTATAGTGGGGTAGCAGCGATGCTGATCCGGAATATCATCATGGGTAAGCATCGGGCTACGGAGAAATTATTTGATCCGAGCCGGATAAAACCAGTGGCTGGATTCACAAATTTTGTGACCCATAATGCGGATGTGGTGAAGTTGTTTTTCGGAAAATTGCTTCCTGCACATAAGCTGACGGAGTTGGCGGAATTGGCACCGGGAGAGGCGCAGGTAGTGAATTATGAAGGGCATCGGGTGGCTATGTTTAAGGATGAAGAAGGGATGCTGCATGCGGTAAACCCGGTGTGTACACATATGAAGTGTGAGGTGGGATGGAATAGCGCGGAGCGGTCCTGGGATTGTCCTTGTCATGGGGCGAGGTTTGATGCAGATGGTAAGGTGTTGAATACGCCGGCGGACCGGGATCTGGAGCAGTTGGATATATCGCATGATGTGAAGCCGGTAGAGGTGGAGGAGCAGGGGGAAGTATAA
- a CDS encoding YgaP family membrane protein — protein sequence MKKNVGTIDGLIRVILAIITIFLFYNKILTDSLFMIIAVILLLTSLTGFCPLYSLLGLKTKHEAPKEPARS from the coding sequence ATGAAAAAAAATGTCGGTACAATTGATGGATTGATCCGCGTAATTCTAGCCATCATTACCATCTTCCTGTTTTACAACAAGATACTTACAGACAGTCTTTTCATGATCATAGCAGTTATTCTTCTGCTGACCAGTCTTACCGGCTTTTGCCCTTTGTATTCCCTGCTGGGATTGAAAACAAAGCATGAGGCACCGAAAGAGCCGGCACGGAGCTAA
- a CDS encoding DUF1266 domain-containing protein, translating to METILTYLIIGFAVGYFVYTRLLPRFQKKKRPFTPVFLNPDSTLNETQYRKIALGAIYSEMTHAFINTLATGLDKSYVTGTLLHNYWKLKSTGEARAKLEYLRDKGFRYYLPAIYKALMAKTTEEQEVIMDDYFIDEEDHGKAFAQLHNLLDTMPELLQDGILQHEQDILKYGMIGWDCGRLVFLARLCYEARIITATEAWGFIDAAHELARITYEDWESYAKSYVLGRAMWGGVHSGNRDVASITRYLLERQDSPWRQMPW from the coding sequence ATGGAAACCATACTTACCTACCTCATCATAGGCTTTGCGGTGGGCTATTTCGTATATACGCGGCTTTTACCACGGTTTCAAAAAAAGAAAAGACCATTTACGCCCGTATTTCTTAATCCGGATAGCACACTGAATGAAACACAGTATAGGAAGATTGCACTGGGAGCTATTTATAGCGAGATGACCCATGCATTTATCAATACCCTGGCTACAGGGCTTGATAAATCTTATGTGACTGGTACCCTGCTACATAATTACTGGAAACTGAAAAGCACCGGGGAAGCCAGGGCCAAGCTGGAATACCTGCGGGATAAGGGTTTTCGTTACTACCTGCCGGCTATTTACAAGGCTTTGATGGCTAAGACAACAGAAGAACAGGAAGTGATTATGGATGATTATTTTATAGATGAGGAGGATCACGGAAAAGCGTTTGCACAACTGCATAACCTGCTGGATACGATGCCTGAATTGCTGCAGGACGGTATTCTTCAACACGAACAGGATATTCTGAAATACGGGATGATAGGATGGGATTGTGGCCGGCTGGTCTTCCTGGCAAGGCTCTGCTACGAGGCCCGGATTATCACCGCAACAGAAGCCTGGGGTTTTATAGATGCAGCGCATGAACTGGCACGAATTACCTATGAAGATTGGGAATCTTACGCGAAAAGCTATGTACTGGGGCGTGCGATGTGGGGCGGTGTTCACTCCGGGAACCGGGATGTAGCGTCCATTACAAGGTATTTATTGGAACGGCAGGATAGCCCCTGGCGCCAGATGCCCTGGTAG
- a CDS encoding DUF6717 family protein — MKKIFRFYKTDAGKWYIDLPEWTDGIEALQMVEGADTMLDTVSNHTNECYLELSDTPFEEADVLNLIESLQDSISGGIYTMPHYKGTEINHQMWLCGVTEFVFNGLPPKIYVGYPDCSIDAS; from the coding sequence ATGAAGAAGATCTTTAGATTTTACAAAACCGATGCCGGCAAGTGGTATATAGATTTACCTGAATGGACGGATGGCATTGAAGCCCTGCAGATGGTAGAGGGAGCTGATACCATGCTCGATACAGTGAGCAATCATACGAATGAATGTTATCTTGAACTGAGTGATACCCCTTTTGAAGAAGCGGATGTATTGAATCTGATAGAAAGCTTGCAGGATAGTATCAGCGGCGGGATTTATACGATGCCGCATTATAAGGGTACAGAGATTAATCACCAGATGTGGCTCTGCGGCGTGACGGAGTTTGTGTTTAATGGATTGCCACCAAAGATCTATGTAGGGTATCCGGATTGCAGTATCGATGCCAGCTGA
- a CDS encoding site-2 protease family protein translates to MRNAVKLFHIKGIPVGVHWIFLLVSCWILFVPIISRGDSQSIGWTAMGVLSIWACVMLHELGHTIASMHAGIPVKNIRLLPTGGLPTIAMQPEKMSHQLLITFAGPAVNLVIALLLLPFLDEYIPFWDTHQLVFNITPNNYLIFLHNINVMLVVFNLLPAFPMDMERLLPPQASLMGTRILGVLFFIGGTVTLNRWLVFFGLYLLLMGATEKRLVLKPTVKNVCLGDIVNTDFKTVNAGFTMEEANAYLLGDRHRSYVVLNNQSPIGIIDSQVIHFSQAPGYYRRKVYTMMDKDVKLMNGNMTIFDCWDELPEEHLAQVPVVKDGRLLGVVSRETVKDFLSDNENAVSFG, encoded by the coding sequence ATGAGAAACGCCGTCAAACTCTTCCACATTAAGGGTATCCCGGTGGGGGTACACTGGATCTTCCTGCTGGTTAGCTGCTGGATACTATTTGTTCCGATCATTTCACGTGGCGACTCTCAAAGTATAGGCTGGACCGCCATGGGCGTGCTGTCTATCTGGGCTTGTGTGATGCTGCATGAACTGGGCCATACCATCGCCAGTATGCACGCTGGTATACCGGTCAAAAATATACGCCTGCTGCCTACCGGTGGCCTGCCTACTATCGCAATGCAACCTGAAAAAATGAGTCATCAGTTACTGATCACTTTTGCAGGTCCTGCCGTCAATTTGGTCATTGCCCTGCTGTTACTGCCCTTCCTGGATGAGTATATTCCATTCTGGGATACGCATCAGCTGGTCTTCAATATCACACCCAATAACTACCTGATATTTCTACACAATATCAACGTAATGCTCGTGGTGTTTAACCTGCTTCCCGCCTTTCCAATGGATATGGAAAGACTCCTTCCTCCACAGGCTTCCCTGATGGGTACCCGCATCCTGGGCGTGCTGTTCTTTATCGGTGGCACTGTGACACTGAACCGCTGGCTGGTATTCTTTGGATTGTACCTGCTGCTGATGGGCGCTACTGAAAAAAGACTGGTGCTGAAACCAACTGTTAAGAATGTGTGTCTGGGTGACATTGTAAATACTGACTTCAAAACAGTGAATGCCGGGTTTACCATGGAAGAAGCCAATGCATACCTGCTGGGCGATCGTCACCGCTCTTATGTGGTACTGAACAACCAGTCTCCTATCGGTATCATTGACAGCCAGGTGATCCATTTCTCACAGGCCCCCGGCTATTACAGGAGAAAAGTATATACGATGATGGACAAGGATGTGAAACTGATGAATGGGAATATGACCATTTTCGACTGCTGGGATGAGTTGCCCGAAGAACACCTGGCACAGGTACCAGTGGTGAAAGATGGACGTTTATTGGGAGTGGTGAGCAGGGAAACGGTGAAGGATTTCTTATCAGATAATGAGAATGCAGTAAGCTTTGGTTAA
- a CDS encoding sugar phosphate isomerase/epimerase family protein: MTTRRTFLAQAGLLGAGLAFGLSSKSVLAAGKINAKAGLQLYSLREELPKDVKGVIAKVAAAGYKQVETYGYSKKNGFWGLSAQEFKALLTKHGLTSPSGHYALETEADQDASIEAAKILGQEYLTMAYIDEKKRKTAADIKNIVAELNKLAGKAKKHGLKLAYHNHDFEFKTVDGVMLYEELLKGTNPSQVHFEMDIYWVVRSGQDPLAWIKKYPGRFTMVHVKDMDKANPELNTEVGKGSINFKAIFAQAKTAGIKYYIVEQENFSIDPYESITESAKYLRTVLFA; the protein is encoded by the coding sequence ATGACCACAAGAAGAACTTTCCTTGCCCAGGCAGGTCTGCTCGGCGCCGGACTGGCGTTTGGCCTCTCGTCGAAAAGTGTACTGGCTGCTGGTAAGATCAATGCCAAAGCAGGATTACAGCTCTATTCCCTTCGTGAAGAACTCCCTAAAGATGTAAAAGGCGTGATTGCCAAAGTAGCTGCCGCGGGCTACAAACAAGTTGAAACCTACGGCTATAGCAAAAAGAATGGCTTCTGGGGGCTCAGTGCACAGGAATTCAAGGCCCTGCTCACCAAACACGGTCTGACCAGCCCAAGCGGCCATTACGCCCTGGAAACCGAAGCCGACCAGGACGCTTCTATCGAAGCGGCAAAAATTCTCGGACAAGAGTACCTGACCATGGCTTATATCGATGAAAAGAAGCGTAAAACCGCTGCTGACATCAAAAATATAGTGGCAGAACTGAATAAACTGGCCGGCAAGGCGAAGAAACATGGTTTGAAACTCGCGTACCATAACCATGACTTTGAATTTAAGACAGTAGATGGCGTAATGCTGTACGAAGAACTGCTGAAAGGCACGAACCCTTCACAGGTGCATTTTGAAATGGACATTTACTGGGTAGTACGTTCCGGCCAGGATCCGCTGGCGTGGATTAAGAAGTACCCGGGTCGTTTTACCATGGTGCATGTGAAAGATATGGACAAGGCCAATCCTGAACTGAATACAGAAGTGGGTAAAGGAAGTATTAATTTCAAAGCGATTTTTGCGCAGGCGAAAACAGCGGGGATTAAGTATTATATAGTAGAGCAGGAGAATTTCTCCATCGATCCGTATGAAAGTATTACGGAAAGTGCAAAGTACCTGCGCACGGTATTATTTGCATAG
- a CDS encoding SDR family oxidoreductase — MQINGNTILITGGTSGIGLAFAEEFMKHGNTVIITGRRQDRLDAIQARIPGIVVKNSDIADAAQREELVNWVYSNYPSTNVLINNAGVQLAMDLSQPVDPARVYAEINTNLVGPIHLGSLFAPHLAGLQNPVIINVTSGLAWIPAAFMPVYCATKAAMHSFTLSQRWQLRNTNIQVIEIAPPSVDTELGHDRREDKTQSHGGIPIAEFIKEAMAALINGELEAPIGDAKNLRAKGETIFEAFNSRF; from the coding sequence ATGCAAATTAATGGAAACACCATCCTGATTACAGGAGGCACTTCGGGTATCGGACTGGCTTTTGCGGAAGAATTCATGAAACATGGGAATACCGTTATCATTACAGGCAGAAGACAGGATCGGCTGGACGCCATCCAGGCGCGCATACCGGGTATTGTGGTGAAAAACTCTGATATCGCTGATGCAGCACAGCGGGAAGAACTGGTGAACTGGGTGTATAGCAATTATCCATCCACCAATGTATTGATCAATAATGCAGGAGTACAACTGGCCATGGACCTGTCTCAACCGGTAGATCCTGCAAGGGTGTATGCAGAAATAAATACGAACCTGGTAGGTCCTATTCACCTGGGTTCACTGTTTGCGCCTCATTTAGCGGGTCTGCAAAACCCGGTTATTATCAATGTAACCTCTGGCCTGGCCTGGATCCCGGCTGCTTTCATGCCAGTGTATTGTGCTACCAAGGCTGCTATGCATTCATTTACCCTGTCTCAGCGCTGGCAGTTGCGCAATACAAATATCCAGGTAATTGAGATAGCGCCCCCCTCTGTGGATACAGAACTTGGGCATGACCGAAGGGAAGATAAGACGCAGTCACACGGCGGTATTCCTATTGCTGAATTTATTAAGGAAGCGATGGCGGCGCTGATCAATGGTGAACTGGAAGCGCCGATCGGGGATGCGAAAAATTTGAGAGCAAAGGGGGAAACGATCTTTGAAGCGTTTAATAGCAGGTTTTAA
- a CDS encoding alpha/beta hydrolase fold domain-containing protein, which produces MEDIKTHREFFDSLGTSYPAAAGVTITPGTISDVPVYWIEPAEAAAGKLLVYLHGGAFAVGSITSHGPMVSHFAKAAKRKVLFIDYALAPENPYPAGLNDVLKVYATLNDVDVEMMGDSAGGGLILSVIAAVEKAPKAVVLLSPWIRLESDLPSHEVNAGKDVIATEYLHDAAKAYAGVSPDSLRFDAFPPVLILAGGQEILLDDSRTFHARIPQSRLVVYEGKQHVWPLTNIDTPETLAEIAQFLTAGY; this is translated from the coding sequence ATGGAAGATATAAAGACGCACAGGGAGTTCTTTGATAGCCTTGGAACCAGTTACCCCGCAGCGGCAGGTGTCACTATTACACCTGGTACAATCAGTGATGTACCTGTGTATTGGATTGAACCGGCTGAGGCAGCGGCAGGCAAATTGCTGGTATACTTACACGGGGGTGCATTTGCAGTAGGTTCCATTACCTCACATGGCCCGATGGTATCGCATTTTGCAAAGGCGGCAAAGCGAAAAGTATTGTTTATTGATTATGCACTGGCACCTGAAAACCCTTATCCGGCGGGATTAAATGATGTATTGAAAGTATATGCTACGCTGAATGATGTGGACGTGGAAATGATGGGAGACAGTGCAGGTGGTGGTTTGATCTTGTCTGTCATTGCTGCGGTGGAAAAGGCACCAAAGGCGGTCGTATTGTTATCTCCCTGGATCCGCCTGGAAAGTGACCTGCCTTCGCACGAGGTCAATGCAGGGAAGGATGTGATTGCTACGGAATATTTGCATGATGCGGCGAAAGCGTATGCCGGTGTAAGTCCGGATAGTTTGCGCTTTGATGCGTTTCCGCCGGTATTGATCCTGGCAGGAGGGCAGGAGATCCTGCTAGATGATAGCCGGACCTTTCATGCACGAATCCCTCAATCCAGGTTAGTGGTGTACGAAGGGAAGCAGCATGTATGGCCGCTAACAAATATCGATACGCCGGAGACCCTGGCGGAGATAGCGCAATTTTTAACAGCAGGGTATTAG
- a CDS encoding winged helix-turn-helix transcriptional regulator: MNANKIKEREKISCPVEYAVSVLSGKWKLRILHAIIKQSPKRFKELEREISGITPTMLTAQLRELERDGIIEREIFATVPPTVEYRLTEFGKTTAPMMHEIKNWGLKLQALNAVLKSNGKSTA, from the coding sequence ATGAACGCAAACAAAATAAAAGAAAGAGAAAAAATTTCCTGCCCGGTGGAGTATGCAGTCTCGGTGCTGAGCGGAAAATGGAAATTGAGGATCCTGCATGCTATTATTAAACAAAGCCCGAAGCGGTTTAAGGAACTGGAAAGGGAGATCAGTGGAATCACCCCCACCATGCTCACTGCACAACTGCGCGAACTGGAAAGAGATGGTATTATTGAAAGGGAAATCTTTGCAACGGTGCCGCCGACGGTTGAATACCGGCTTACGGAGTTTGGGAAGACCACCGCACCCATGATGCACGAAATTAAAAACTGGGGGCTAAAGTTGCAGGCACTTAATGCAGTATTGAAATCTAATGGAAAGAGCACCGCATGA
- a CDS encoding L-lactate MFS transporter: MNKLKNRWLIAASAVGIHLSIGSVYAWSVYTKPLIAQLGWGLKETQFTFSLAIFFLGMSAAFLGSYVEKLGPKKSGRLAALFFGAGIAGSGLAVYAHSLWGLYLSYGMIGGIGLGLGYITPITSLVKWFPDKKGLATGLAIMGFGFAALISSPLIVYLIDHTSIPVTFFIMGGSYFVVILAASSYIAPPPEGYGGPAKTKEITGMTAKEAIRTKKFWYLWVMFFLNISCGIAIISAASPMAQESAGLSAEAAAAMVGLMGIFNGGGRIGWSAASDWLGRPKTFITFLCIAIASFLILPSVHNPILFQLMIFVIVSCYGAGFSTTTAYVSDLFGTKELGAIVGYMLTAWAAAGMAGPLFAAIARSASSSYNGTLYCFSVLLVVALVFSVLLKRLVNKG; this comes from the coding sequence ATGAACAAACTTAAGAACAGGTGGCTCATCGCAGCCTCCGCAGTTGGGATCCATCTCTCCATCGGCTCTGTGTATGCCTGGAGCGTGTACACAAAACCATTAATAGCACAACTGGGATGGGGACTGAAAGAGACACAGTTTACATTTAGCCTGGCTATTTTTTTCCTCGGTATGTCTGCTGCCTTTCTGGGCAGTTATGTTGAAAAGCTAGGCCCTAAAAAATCCGGGCGACTTGCGGCGCTTTTCTTCGGAGCAGGCATCGCCGGCTCAGGGTTGGCAGTATATGCACACTCACTGTGGGGGCTGTACCTGTCTTATGGTATGATAGGTGGTATCGGCCTTGGGCTGGGCTATATCACGCCTATTACCTCACTAGTAAAATGGTTCCCTGACAAGAAAGGCCTGGCAACCGGCCTGGCAATCATGGGCTTCGGTTTTGCTGCACTGATCAGTAGTCCACTGATCGTGTACCTGATCGATCACACCAGTATTCCCGTTACATTCTTTATCATGGGCGGCAGCTACTTTGTAGTGATCCTGGCTGCTTCTTCTTATATCGCACCTCCTCCAGAAGGATATGGCGGACCTGCCAAGACAAAAGAAATTACTGGTATGACTGCAAAAGAAGCGATCCGTACCAAGAAATTCTGGTATCTCTGGGTAATGTTCTTCCTCAATATCAGCTGTGGTATCGCTATCATTTCTGCTGCTTCTCCAATGGCACAGGAATCTGCGGGCCTCTCTGCAGAAGCAGCTGCGGCAATGGTTGGCCTGATGGGGATCTTTAACGGTGGCGGTCGTATTGGCTGGTCAGCAGCTTCTGACTGGCTGGGCAGACCTAAGACTTTTATCACCTTCCTCTGCATTGCTATTGCTTCATTCCTGATATTACCTAGTGTACACAATCCAATTTTATTCCAGCTGATGATCTTCGTGATCGTATCCTGCTACGGTGCCGGATTTTCTACCACCACTGCTTATGTCAGTGACCTGTTTGGTACAAAAGAACTGGGTGCTATCGTAGGTTATATGCTGACTGCATGGGCAGCTGCCGGTATGGCGGGTCCACTGTTCGCAGCGATAGCCAGAAGTGCAAGTAGCAGCTATAATGGTACATTGTATTGCTTTAGCGTGTTGCTGGTGGTTGCGCTGGTATTCTCCGTACTGCTGAAGCGCCTCGTAAACAAAGGCTAG
- the adhE gene encoding bifunctional acetaldehyde-CoA/alcohol dehydrogenase, which produces MEPNSKNLIDKIERIRKAQVQFSTFTQEQVDEIFRQSAIAANNARIALAKMAVEETGMGLVEDKVIKNHFASEYIYNQYKDEKTCGVIETDEAFGITKIAEPIGVIAAVVPTTNPTSTAIFKALIALKTRNGIIFSPHPRAKNSTIAAAKIILDAAVKAGAPKDIIGWIEEPSVQSSQMVMAEADLILATGGPGMVKAAYSSGKPAIGVGAGNTPAIIDETAHLKMAVNSILLSKTFDNGMICASEQSVIVVEKVYEEVKREFIDRGAYILSKAETSKVGQLLLINGVLNANIVGQAAVKIAALAGITVPEETKILIGEVSSVELDEPFSHEKLSTVLAMYKAKDFDEALTKATRLVKLGGFGHTSVLYTDPTISQDRVNRFGAAMKTGRTIINMPSSQGAIGDIFNFKLSPSLTLGCGSWGGNSVSENVGVKHLLNIKSVAARRENMLWFKVPEKVYFKYGCLPVALRELKDEGKKRVFVVTDKVLYGLGYAEKVTKILDELGIAHTVFFDVEPDPTLICARKGAAEMASFQPDTVIALGGGSPMDAAKIMWVLYEHPEEKFEDLAMRFMDIRKRVYHFPKMGIKSSFIAIPTSAGTGSEVTPFAVITDENTGIKYPLADYELTPDMAIVDAELMMNMPKGLTSASGIDALTHALESYVSVLASEYTNGLALEAIRLIFKYLPAAYNEGKTNVKAREKMAHASTIAGMAFANAFLGICHSLAHKLGATHHVPHGVANGMLITEVIRFNAVENPRKQAAFPQYKYPNARWRYARIADYLQLGGKNDAEKVELLCEAIEKLKAQVAIPKSIKEFGVQESKFYASLDTMSEQAFDDQCTPANPRYPLISEMKQLYIKAFEGPQKAETPSAKIKAPQGA; this is translated from the coding sequence ATGGAACCTAATTCAAAAAATTTAATCGACAAGATTGAAAGAATACGGAAAGCGCAAGTACAGTTTTCCACCTTTACCCAGGAACAGGTTGATGAGATCTTTCGCCAATCTGCTATAGCGGCTAATAATGCCCGTATCGCGCTCGCCAAAATGGCGGTAGAAGAAACCGGCATGGGCCTGGTGGAAGATAAAGTGATAAAGAACCATTTCGCATCTGAGTATATCTACAATCAGTACAAAGATGAAAAGACTTGTGGCGTTATCGAAACTGATGAAGCATTTGGTATCACTAAAATCGCTGAGCCAATCGGTGTGATTGCGGCTGTAGTTCCTACTACTAACCCAACTTCCACCGCGATCTTTAAAGCACTGATTGCACTCAAAACCCGTAATGGTATTATTTTCTCACCACACCCAAGAGCTAAAAATTCCACAATAGCTGCGGCGAAGATCATTCTGGATGCAGCTGTTAAAGCGGGTGCTCCTAAAGATATCATCGGCTGGATCGAAGAACCTTCTGTTCAATCTTCCCAGATGGTGATGGCTGAAGCTGATCTGATCCTGGCAACCGGTGGCCCCGGCATGGTGAAAGCAGCTTACTCTTCAGGTAAACCTGCGATCGGTGTAGGTGCTGGTAACACACCTGCTATCATCGATGAGACTGCTCACCTGAAAATGGCTGTAAACTCTATCCTGCTCTCCAAAACTTTTGACAATGGTATGATCTGCGCATCCGAACAGAGCGTGATCGTTGTTGAAAAAGTATATGAAGAAGTAAAAAGAGAATTCATCGACCGCGGTGCTTACATCCTGAGCAAAGCTGAAACCAGCAAAGTTGGCCAGTTACTGCTCATCAATGGTGTACTCAACGCTAATATCGTAGGTCAGGCTGCTGTTAAGATCGCTGCCCTGGCAGGTATCACTGTTCCTGAAGAAACAAAGATCCTGATCGGTGAAGTTTCTTCTGTAGAACTGGACGAACCATTCAGCCATGAAAAGCTGTCTACCGTACTGGCAATGTACAAAGCAAAAGATTTCGACGAAGCCCTGACAAAAGCTACACGCCTCGTTAAACTGGGTGGTTTCGGACACACTTCCGTGCTGTATACCGATCCTACCATTTCACAGGACAGGGTGAACAGATTCGGTGCTGCTATGAAAACCGGCCGTACCATCATCAATATGCCTTCTTCACAAGGTGCTATCGGTGACATCTTCAACTTCAAATTATCTCCTTCTCTGACCCTTGGTTGTGGTTCATGGGGTGGTAACTCTGTTTCAGAAAACGTTGGTGTAAAACATTTGCTTAACATTAAGAGCGTAGCTGCAAGAAGAGAAAATATGTTGTGGTTCAAAGTACCTGAAAAAGTATACTTCAAATATGGCTGTCTGCCAGTTGCTCTGAGAGAACTGAAAGACGAAGGCAAGAAGAGAGTATTCGTTGTAACAGATAAAGTACTCTATGGCCTGGGCTATGCTGAAAAAGTAACCAAGATCCTGGATGAACTGGGTATTGCTCACACCGTATTCTTCGATGTGGAACCTGATCCAACCCTGATCTGTGCAAGAAAAGGTGCTGCAGAAATGGCTAGCTTCCAGCCTGATACCGTAATCGCTTTAGGTGGTGGTTCTCCAATGGATGCTGCTAAGATCATGTGGGTACTGTACGAACATCCGGAAGAAAAATTCGAAGACCTGGCAATGCGTTTCATGGATATCCGCAAACGTGTTTATCACTTCCCTAAAATGGGTATCAAGTCCAGCTTCATCGCTATCCCTACTTCCGCAGGTACAGGTTCTGAAGTGACTCCATTCGCGGTAATCACTGACGAAAACACTGGTATCAAGTATCCGCTGGCTGACTACGAACTGACTCCTGACATGGCGATCGTTGATGCTGAACTGATGATGAACATGCCTAAGGGCCTGACATCTGCTTCCGGTATCGATGCACTGACCCACGCACTGGAATCTTATGTTTCCGTTCTGGCAAGTGAATACACCAATGGCCTGGCACTCGAAGCTATCCGCCTGATCTTCAAATACCTGCCTGCTGCTTACAACGAAGGTAAGACCAACGTGAAAGCAAGAGAAAAAATGGCACACGCTTCTACCATCGCTGGTATGGCTTTCGCCAACGCGTTCCTCGGTATCTGTCACTCCCTGGCACACAAACTGGGTGCTACCCACCACGTGCCTCACGGTGTAGCGAACGGTATGCTCATCACTGAAGTGATCCGCTTCAATGCTGTTGAAAACCCTCGCAAGCAGGCTGCTTTCCCTCAGTATAAATATCCTAATGCACGTTGGAGATATGCACGTATCGCTGACTACCTGCAACTGGGTGGTAAGAACGATGCAGAAAAAGTAGAACTGCTGTGCGAAGCGATCGAAAAACTGAAAGCTCAGGTTGCTATTCCTAAGAGCATTAAGGAATTCGGCGTACAGGAAAGCAAATTCTATGCATCTCTCGATACAATGTCTGAACAAGCATTCGATGACCAATGTACTCCGGCTAATCCCCGCTACCCACTGATCAGCGAAATGAAACAGCTTTATATCAAGGCATTTGAAGGTCCTCAGAAAGCTGAGACCCCAAGTGCAAAGATCAAAGCACCTCAGGGAGCTTAA